A section of the Apodemus sylvaticus chromosome 10, mApoSyl1.1, whole genome shotgun sequence genome encodes:
- the Arf1 gene encoding ADP-ribosylation factor 1: MGNIFANLFKGLFGKKEMRILMVGLDAAGKTTILYKLKLGEIVTTIPTIGFNVETVEYKNISFTVWDVGGQDKIRPLWRHYFQNTQGLIFVVDSNDRERVNEAREELMRMLAEDELRDAVLLVFANKQDLPNAMNAAEITDKLGLHSLRHRNWYIQATCATSGDGLYEGLDWLSNQLRNQK, from the exons ATGGGGAATATCTTTGCAAACCTCTTCAAGGGCCTTTTTGGCAAAAAAGAAATGCGCATTCTCATGGTGGGCCTGGATGCTGCAGGGAAGACAACAATTCTATACAAACTGAAGCTGGGCGAAATTGTGACCACCATTCCTACCATTG GTTTCAATGTGGAGACTGTTGAATACAAGAATATCAGCTTCACTGTGTGGGATGTGGGCGGCCAGGACAAGATCCGGCCGCTGTGGCGCCACTACTTCCAGAATACCCAAG GCTTGATCTTCGTAGTGGACAGCAATGACAGAGAGCGTGTGAATGAGGCCCGTGAAGAGCTCATGAGGATGCTAGCTGAAGATGAGCTCCGAGATGCTGTTCTCTTGGTGTTTGCCAACAAGCAG GACCTCCCCAATGCCATGAATGCGGCTGAAATCACAGACAAGCTGGGCCTGCACTCTCTACGCCACAGGAACTGGTACATTCAGGCCACCTGTGCCACCAGCGGGGACGGGCTCTATGAAGGACTAGACTGGCTGTCTAATCAGCTCCGGAACCAGAAGTGA
- the C10H1orf35 gene encoding multiple myeloma tumor-associated protein 2, translating into MFGSSRGGVRGGQDQFNWEDVKTDKQRENYLGNSLMAPVGRWQKGRDLTWYAKDRAPCTGPSREEELAAVREAEREALLAALGYKNVRKQPTGLSKEDFVEICKREGDPEEKGVDRLLGLGSASGSAGRVALSREDKEAAKLGLSVFTHHRVDSEGPSTAPSATRKKPRAEDKAELDTESHKKSKKEKKKKKKKHKKHKKKKDKEHKREADSCSSSPSPARPRRQRHSDFSPCSKRKREHSQDSGRNPSHRRQDRSSDD; encoded by the exons ATGTTCGGCTCCAGTCGCGGCGGCGTGCGTGGCGGGCAAGACCAGTTCAATTGGGAGGACGTGAAGACTGACAAGCAGAGGGAGAACTATTTGGGCAACTCGCTGATGGCGCCAGTAGGCCGCTGGCAGAAGGGTCGCGACCTCACCTGGTACGCGAAGGACCGCGCGCCATGTACCGGCCCGAGCCGAGAGGAAGAGCTGGCAGCCGTGCGCGAGGCGGAGCGTGAGGCGCTTCTGGCCGCACT AGGTTACAAGAATGTGAGGAAACAGCCCACCGGCCTGAGCAAGGAG GACTTCGTGGAGATCTGCAAACGGGAAGGAGACCCTGAGGAGAAGGGCGTGGACCGGCTGCTGGGCCTGGGCAGCGCCAG TGGCTCCGCGGGCCGTGTGGCGCTGTCCCGAGAAGACAAAGAGGCTGCCAAACTTGGACTGTCAGTGTTCACG CATCACCGTGTGGACAGCGAAGGCCCAAGTACTGCCCCATCTGCTACCAGGAAGAAGCCTCGTGCTGAGGACAAGGCCGAACTGGA TACAGAGAGCcataagaaaagcaagaaagaaaagaagaaaaagaagaagaaacacaagaaacataaaaagaagaaagacaaagaacatAAGAGGGAGGCTGACAGCTGttcctcatctccctctcctgCCCG GCCCAGACGCCAGAGACATTCTGACTTCTCTCCTTGCTCTAAGAGGAAGCGGGAACATAGCCAGGACAGTGGAAGGAACCCATCCCACAGACGACAAGACAGAAGCTCTGATGACTGA
- the Mrpl55 gene encoding 39S ribosomal protein L55, mitochondrial, whose product MPLGSLLGLLRHCGMRAAFPTPRHLHTSPWRADCNRASLTRLRRQAYARLYPVLLVKQDGSTIHIRYREPRRMLAMPLDLDALSPEERKARFRKREAQLQQKREEEPEVFDSFDTEQYKQFWTKTKK is encoded by the exons ATGCCTTTGGGCAGTCTGCTTGG CCTGCTGAGGCACTGTGGTATGAGAGCAGCCTTCCCTACACCCCGCCACCTACACACATCCCCTTGGAGAGCTGACTGCAACAGGGCTTCACTCACTCGACTGCGCCGCCAGGCCTATGCTCGTCTCTACCCTGTGCTGTTGGTCAAGCAGGACGGCTCTACTATCCATATCCGATACCGGGAGCCACGGCGCATGTTAGCG ATGCCCCTAGACCTGGATGCCCTGTCTCCAGAAGAGCGCAAAGCCCGGTTCCGAAAACGTGAGGCTCAGCTCCagcagaagagggaagaagagccaGAGGTGTTTGACAGTTTTGACACTGAACAGTATAAACAGTTTTGGACCAAGACCAAGAAGTAA